Sequence from the Euzebya sp. genome:
GCTGGCCCTACGGCTCGGCGCGGACCCCGAGGACGTCGGCGCGACCGCCCCGGCGATCACCATGGAGCAGGCCACCGCCGAGGAGGCCACCGACGTCGCCGCGTCCTACTTCGGACCGGCGATGGCGACGTTCTTCGTCTACTTCCTGATCGCCATGGGCCCCCGCTCCCTGCTGCGCGAGCGGCGCCAGGGCACGCTCGTCCGGGTCCTCAGCGCGCCGGTCAGCCCCCGGTCGGTGCTGCTCGGCAAGGCGATCGGCGTGGTCGTCAGCGCGTTCGCGGCGCTGGTGGTCCTGTGGCTGGCGACGACCGCGATGCTCGGGGCCGACTGGGGCCACCCCCTCGGGGTGCTCGGCATCTCGGCGGCCTTCGTGCTGGCCGCGGCCGCGATCGCCGCGTCCGTCATGACCGTCGCGACCACCGAGAAGCAGGTCGAGGGACTCGTGTCGATCGTGGCGTTCACCTTCGCCCTCCTGGGTGGCAACTTCTTCCACCTCAGCGAGATGCCCGCCGTGATGCGGACCCTCTCGCGGCTGACGCCGAACGGCTGGGCGATGGACGGCTTCAGCGAGCTGATCGCCGGCGCGTCGGTGACCTCGATCCTCCCCAACGTGGCCGTCCTCCTCGGCATCGCGGTCGCCTTCACCGCGCTCGCGCTGCCCCGCACCGCGAAGGTCGTGACGCCGTGACCCTCCCCTCCACCGCGATGACCGTCCACGCCGTCGTCCGCGCGAACCTCCTCCGCCTGGCGAGGGACCGTGCGGCGCTGTTCTTCCTGGTCCTGCTGCCGCTCCTGATCGTCTTCGTCGTCGGGCTCGCCTTCGGGTCGGGGGACCAGGTGATCCGCATCGCCGCGACCGCCCCCGACACGCCGTTGGCCGCCGACCTGCTCGACCAGCTCCGCGCCGACGACGCCCTCGAGGTAGTCGTCGCCGACGGTGCCGAGGCGGTCCGCGTCGCGGTCGAGCGCGGCGACGCCCAGGGCGGGGTCGTCGTCGCCGACGGCTACGACGCGGCGCTCGCCGCCGGGGGCCAGGTCACCGTCGAGCTGATCACCGACGACGCCGAGGGCGTCGGCGCGGTGGTCGGCCAGGCCGTCGCCGGTGCGGTCGCCCAGGCCGACGCCCGCGTCGTCGCGCTCCGCGCGGCCGGGGTCGACGACCTCGCCGCCGGGCTCTCCCGGCTCGACGGCGTCGACCGGTCGCTGACCGTCGACCGCCGCCTGCTGGCCGAGGACGCCGCCGGCCTGCCGCGCGGGTACGACGCCACGGCCGGCCAGAACCTGATCCTGTTCGTCTTCATCACCGCGCTCGCCGGCGGGGTGCAGCTGATCGAGAGCCGACGCCTGGGCGTGACCCGCCGAAGCCTCGCCGCTCCCGTCCGCAGCGGCACCCTCCTCGTCGGCGAGTCGATCAGCCGGTTCGTGATCGCGATGGGCCAGGGGCTGGTCGTCATCGTCGGCACGGTCGTGCTGTTCGGGGTCGAGTGGCGGAACCTGCCGGTGACCCTGCTCCTCCTCGCGATCTTCGCCCTCGTCGGCGCCGGCGTCGCGATGCTGCTCGGGGCGGTCATGTCCAACGACGAGCAGGCGGATTCGCTGATCGCGCCGCTCGGGATCGGCCTCGGCATGCTCGGCGGCTGCATGTGGCCGCTCGAGGTCGTGCCGGGCTGGATGCGTGCGGTGGGCCACGTCACCCCGCACGCGTGGGCCGTCGACGTCCTGAACGACCTGCAGGGGAGGGGAGCGGGCCTGGCCGACGTCGCCGGCCACCTGGCGGTGCTCGGCGTCGCGGCGGTGCTCCTGCTGGCGGTCGCCGGGGTGGCGCTGCGACGGCGGCTGGTCAGCTGAGGGATCGTCGGAGGAAGTCGAGCTGGTGGAGGAGGAGGTTCGCGTTGACCTCCTCGTCCGGGGTGAAGTGGGTCACCCCCGACAGGGGCAGCACCTCGTGGGGCCGCCCCGCCTCGAGCAGCGCACGGCTGAGCCGGAGCGTGTGGGCGCTGACGACGTTGTCGTCCGCCAGGCCGTGGATCAGCAGGAGCGGGCGGGTCAGGGCGGGCGCGTCGCCGATCAGGGACGAGGCGTCGTAGGCGCCGGCGGCGACGTCGGGGTGGCCCAGGTACCGCTCGGTGTAGTGGGTGTCGTACAGGCGCCAGTCGGTGACGGGCGCGCCGCTGACGGCGGCGTGGAACACGTCCGGGCGGCGCAGCACGGCCAGGGCCGCCAGGTAGCCGCCGAACGACCACCCGCGGATCGCCACCCGCTCGAGGTCGAGGACGCCGGGGTGCTGCTCGTCGGCACGTCGCAGCGCCGCGATCTGCCCCTCGAGCGGCGGTCCGGCCATGTCGCCGGCGATGCGGGCGCCCCAGGACAGCGAGTGGCCGGGGCTGCCGGGGCCGTCGGTCACCAGGACCGCGAAGCCGTTGGCGGCGAACCAGGCCGACGTCAGGTTCGCCGCGCCGGCGGCGACCACCCGCCGCGCACCGGGACCGCCGTAGGGGTCGACGAGGACCGGCAGCGGACCGTCGTCGGGCGTCCACGTCGACGGGACGAGGAGGATCGACACCGGTTCGTCCTGGCCGCCCACCGGGCCGTGGACCACCACCGGCAACGGCGGCGCCTCGACGGCGGCGGAGGGGATCGTGACCGTGCCGTCCACGGTCGTGGTGACGGCGGTGGTGCCGGGGGTGCGCTGGGTGATCGCGATCCGTCCCCCGCCGGTGGTGGCGGCCGCGACGCCGTTCAGCTCGCTGATGACGGTCGTGGCGCCGGACCCCGGGTCGATGCGGGCCACGACGGTGCACCACGGCCGTGCGCGGACGTGGGCGGTGACGACGATCCCGTCCGGCTGGGCGTCCACGATCGAGGCGATCATGAGGGCGGTGTCGCCGCAGGGCTGGCCGTCGACCTCGAGTCGGCGCGTGTCATCGTGCGCCTGCGCGGCCTGGACGACCCGGACCAGGCGACCGTCGGGGAGCCAGGTGGGGCTGCCCGCCACGAGCTCGATCCACGGGACGTCGTGCTCGACGGCGACCTCGGTGGTCTCGCCGGTGGTGGTGTCGACGGTCCGGATGCCGACGGTCTGCTGGTCGCGGCTCTGCACGACCAGCGTCGGGGGACCGGCCTGCCCCCACACGACGTCGGCGAGGTACTCGTGGCCGTCGGCGTCCCACGAGACCGGTGTCGAGGACCCGTCGAGCTGGACCAGCGCCAGCTGGACCCGCGCGTTGTCGGTGCCGGCGGCCGGGTAGCGGATGGCGGTCGGCCGGGCGGCCGGATCGACCGGCGAGGCGATCCACCACTCGCGGACGCCTGACACGTCGACCCGGGCCACGAGCAGGCTGCGGCCGTCCGGGGCCCACCAGTAGCCCCGCGTGCGGTCCATCTCCTCACCGGCGACGAACTCGGCCAGGCCCCACGTCACGTGGGGGTCGCGGTCACCGACCAGCCGCCGCGGGGCCGAGGTGCCGTCGCGCCTGACCACCCAGAGCGCGCCGTCCTCGACGTAGGCGACGTGCGTGCCGGTCGGGTCCGGACGGGGGTCGACGACCGGGCCGTCGACGGCCAGCTGCTCGACCTCCCCGCTCGCGGCGTCGCAGACCAGCAGCTTCCCGCCGAGGGGGACCGCGACGTGGCGCGCGTCGGCGTCGCAGGCGTAGGTGACCACGCCGCTGCCGCGCTCGCGGGCGCGCTCGCGCCGGGCGCGCTCCTCCGGCGGGATGTCGGCGTCGTCGGCACCGACGGTGGCGGGGTCCAGCAGGACCCGCTCGCCCTCGCCGTCGAGCACCCAGAGGGACTGCGCCGGCGCGTCCCCCGTGCCGCGGAGGAACAGGACCCGGTCTGCGGCGACGGTGAGGTGGCGGGGGACCCCCAGGCTGAAGCCCTGCGTGCGGGCGTGCAGCCGGGGGAACTCCGGGTGGGCGCACGCACTCGCGGCCTCGACGGCACGCACGTCGTCCGACATCGCCCGCCCCTCCCGGCTCAGGATCCCGTGGTGCCCGGCTCGTGGTCCGGCGCGTCCGCGGACGCGGTGGCCGCAGCCCCGGCCGCGTCGGGCTCGCTGCCCGACTCGGGTTGTGGCACCTCGGGGGCCGCGGAGGGCTCCGCGGGCTCGGGCGCCGAAGCAGCGGGTTCCCCGTCGGTCGCCGGCGGCGGCGTGGCCGAGGGCCGGTCCGCCGGTGCGGTGGCCGGCCGGCTGTCGGGGGCGCCGCTGGCCGCAGTCGGCGGGGGGTCCTGCGCCGGGCCGGCCAGCGCCGCGACGGCGGCGTCGATCGCCGCGCCGGGGTCCTCGTCGGTGGCGAAGTCGCCGCTGGCGGCCGGCTCGCCCTGGCGGGGGCAGCGCTGCTCGTGACCGGGCCGGACCCACGTCCACGCCTGGCAGGCCTGGCAGCGCGTCTCGGGCCGGACCATCGGGTTGCCCTCGAGCACGAGGGGGAGGTGGATCGCGTCGAACCCCGCGCAGACGAAGGCCTCGTACGCCTTCTCGCCGAGCATCCGGTTGCTCGCGGCGACGTCGTCGAGGATCTGCTGGGGATCGAGGTCCGCGCCGTCGTCGACCATGCGCTTGATCAGGTCGGCCGACTCGGGGCGTCCGAGGTCCAGGCCCTCGAGGGTCGGCACGGTGAGGGACTCCGGCATCGGCACCTCGACGCCGAGCCGCTGCCAGCGGGTCCACTCGCTGAGCCCCGTCGCGCGGTCAGCGGCTGCCGCCGCGCGGACGCGTTCGCCGACCCGGGAGGTGAGCTGCTGGCCGTGGCCGTGGTCGTGCGCCCAGGCCATGATCGCGCCGATGTCGGGGGCGTCCAGGTCGACCCGGTCGATCAGGGCGGAGACCTGCTCGGGGTACTGGTCGGTCGCCATCTGGAGCGTGGCCACGGTGGCCGGGAGCCGGTCCGCGTGGGCGCCGAGGGCGGCGTCGACGGCCTCGGGGATCTCGACCCCCGCGTCCTTCAGCGCGGCCGCTTCGGCCAGCCAGCGGTCGGACGGGTCGTCGGGGACCTCGACCACCACGCCTGACGACTTGCGCGCGAGCGCCGCCATCACGGCGGGGCGCTGGCGGATGGCCGGCCCCATCGGCTCGAGGATCTCGGTCAGCCACTTCCAGGGCAGGCCGGTGGCCCGGTCGATGTCGGCGGCGACGCGGTCGGCGTCGCCCAGCAGCCCGAGGTGGGTCGCGGTGCGCAGCTTGGCCTTCGCGCGCTCCTGGGCGCGCTGGCGGGCCTGCAGCACCGGCTTGCACTCCTCGGGGAACGCCTTGAACAGGTCCCACAGGAAGAACAGGTCCTGGTACCGGCCGGTGGCGGCGCTCGCGATGAAGTGGCGGCACAGCGCCTCGGCCCCGAGCAGCGCGCCGGCGGTCACCGGTGGCACCTCGGTGATGATCGCCTCGCGGTGCTTGCGCGCCATCCGCGACAGCTTCGGGTCGGGGTCCTGGACGTAGGCGAGGGCCGCCGCGCTGGTCGTCCCGATCCGCCGGACGACCTCGGAGGGGTCGGGACCGGACGGCTTCTTCTTCTCCTTCGGCTTCTTCTTCTTGTCCTTCTTCGGCTCACCGGCTTCGGCCGCGTCGGCGGGGGGCGCGTCGGTGG
This genomic interval carries:
- a CDS encoding ABC transporter permease: MRTALVIAARDLRSRLRDRSVLISALAAPYALALILTLALSGSGDFTTSYGLVVEDDGAVGEAFTAAVTGPEVTAFAEVTRYDSTADAEQALADGDVRAAWVVPAGLSAQVQAGGTAAVEIVTTPAETVTADVAESIATGFAADVQARGLALRLGADPEDVGATAPAITMEQATAEEATDVAASYFGPAMATFFVYFLIAMGPRSLLRERRQGTLVRVLSAPVSPRSVLLGKAIGVVVSAFAALVVLWLATTAMLGADWGHPLGVLGISAAFVLAAAAIAASVMTVATTEKQVEGLVSIVAFTFALLGGNFFHLSEMPAVMRTLSRLTPNGWAMDGFSELIAGASVTSILPNVAVLLGIAVAFTALALPRTAKVVTP
- a CDS encoding ABC transporter permease, whose product is MTLPSTAMTVHAVVRANLLRLARDRAALFFLVLLPLLIVFVVGLAFGSGDQVIRIAATAPDTPLAADLLDQLRADDALEVVVADGAEAVRVAVERGDAQGGVVVADGYDAALAAGGQVTVELITDDAEGVGAVVGQAVAGAVAQADARVVALRAAGVDDLAAGLSRLDGVDRSLTVDRRLLAEDAAGLPRGYDATAGQNLILFVFITALAGGVQLIESRRLGVTRRSLAAPVRSGTLLVGESISRFVIAMGQGLVVIVGTVVLFGVEWRNLPVTLLLLAIFALVGAGVAMLLGAVMSNDEQADSLIAPLGIGLGMLGGCMWPLEVVPGWMRAVGHVTPHAWAVDVLNDLQGRGAGLADVAGHLAVLGVAAVLLLAVAGVALRRRLVS
- a CDS encoding prolyl oligopeptidase family serine peptidase, with amino-acid sequence MSDDVRAVEAASACAHPEFPRLHARTQGFSLGVPRHLTVAADRVLFLRGTGDAPAQSLWVLDGEGERVLLDPATVGADDADIPPEERARRERARERGSGVVTYACDADARHVAVPLGGKLLVCDAASGEVEQLAVDGPVVDPRPDPTGTHVAYVEDGALWVVRRDGTSAPRRLVGDRDPHVTWGLAEFVAGEEMDRTRGYWWAPDGRSLLVARVDVSGVREWWIASPVDPAARPTAIRYPAAGTDNARVQLALVQLDGSSTPVSWDADGHEYLADVVWGQAGPPTLVVQSRDQQTVGIRTVDTTTGETTEVAVEHDVPWIELVAGSPTWLPDGRLVRVVQAAQAHDDTRRLEVDGQPCGDTALMIASIVDAQPDGIVVTAHVRARPWCTVVARIDPGSGATTVISELNGVAAATTGGGRIAITQRTPGTTAVTTTVDGTVTIPSAAVEAPPLPVVVHGPVGGQDEPVSILLVPSTWTPDDGPLPVLVDPYGGPGARRVVAAGAANLTSAWFAANGFAVLVTDGPGSPGHSLSWGARIAGDMAGPPLEGQIAALRRADEQHPGVLDLERVAIRGWSFGGYLAALAVLRRPDVFHAAVSGAPVTDWRLYDTHYTERYLGHPDVAAGAYDASSLIGDAPALTRPLLLIHGLADDNVVSAHTLRLSRALLEAGRPHEVLPLSGVTHFTPDEEVNANLLLHQLDFLRRSLS